A genomic window from Brassica oleracea var. oleracea cultivar TO1000 chromosome C8, BOL, whole genome shotgun sequence includes:
- the LOC106309995 gene encoding proteasome subunit beta type-3-A-like — MSIFEYNGSAVVAMVGKNCFAIASDRRLGVQLQTIATDFQRISKIHDRVFIGLSGLATDVQTLYQRLVFRHKLYQLREERDMKPETFASLVSAIIYEKRFGPYLCQPVIAGLGEDDKPFICTMDSIGAKELAKDFVVSGTASESLYGACEAMYKPDMEAEELFETISQALLSSVDRDCLSGWGGHVYVVTPTEIKERILKGRMD, encoded by the exons ATGTCG ATCTTCGAGTACAATGGAAGCGCCGTCGTGGCAATGGTGGGGAAGAACTGCTTCGCCATCGCTAGTGATCGGAGGCTAGGTGTGCAGCTGCAGACAATCGCCACCGATTTCCAGAGGATCTCAAAGATCCACGATCGTGTCTTCATCGGCCTCTCTGGTCTCGCCACCGATGTCCAAACACT GTACCAGCGCCTTGTGTTCCGTCATAAGCTGTACCAGCTTCGGGAAGAGAGAGACATGAAGCCGGAAACTTTCGCCAGTCTCGTCTCCGCCATTATTTACGAGAAGAG ATTTGGTCCTTACTTGTGCCAACCAGTGATTGCTGGATTGGGAGAAGATGACAAGCCCTTCATCTGCACCATGGACTCCATTGGTGCCAA GGAGTTGGCTAAAGATTTCGTTGTATCTGGAACTGCTTCAGAATCACTGTATGGGGCCTGCGAAGCAATGTACAAGCCAGACATG GAAGCCGAGGAACTGTTTGAGACGATTTCACAAGCACTTCTGTCGTCAGTTGACCGAGATTGTCTGAGTGGTTGGGGAGGGCATGTCTACGTTGT AACACCAACGGAGATTAAAGAGAGGATCCTAAAGGGAAGGATGGATTAA